Proteins from one Balaenoptera musculus isolate JJ_BM4_2016_0621 chromosome 7, mBalMus1.pri.v3, whole genome shotgun sequence genomic window:
- the TBR1 gene encoding LOW QUALITY PROTEIN: T-box brain protein 1 (The sequence of the model RefSeq protein was modified relative to this genomic sequence to represent the inferred CDS: inserted 4 bases in 4 codons; deleted 2 bases in 1 codon): MQLEHCLSPSIMLSKKFLNVSSSYPHSGGSELVLHDHPIYLDTDNLERSSPLKKXTRGMTNQXDTDNFPDXKDSQGDVQRSKLSPXLDGVSELRHSFDGSAADRYLLSQSSQPQSAATAPSAMFPYAGQHGPAHPAFSIGSPSRYHGPTTRSSPTEAYNSLLSNSSPRATPPPATLPQQYGHSYQGAPFYQFSSTQPGLVPGKARLFPVQRPLWLKFHRHQTEMIITKQGRRMFPFLSFNISGLDPTAHYNIFVDVILADPNHWRFQGGKWVPCGKADTNVQGNRVYMHPDSPNTGAHWMRQEISFGKLKLTNNKGASNNNGQMVVLQSLHKYQPRLHVVEVNEDGTEDTSQPGRVQTFTFPETQFIAVTAYQNTDITQLKIDHNPFAKGFRDNYDTIYTGCDMDRLTPSPNDSPRSQIVPGARYAMAGSFLQDQFVSNYAKARFHPGAGAGPGPGTDRSVPHTNGLLSPQQAEDPGAPSPQRWFVTPANNRLDFAASAYDTATDFAGNAATLLSYAAAGVKALPLQAAGCTGRPLGYYADPSGWGARSPPQYCGAKSGSVLPCWPNSAAAAARMAGANPYLGEEAEGLAAERSPLPPGAEDAKPKDLSDSSWIETPSSIKSIDSSDSGIYEQAKRRRISPADTPVSESSSPLKSEVLAQRDCEKNCAKDIGGYYGFYSHS; the protein is encoded by the exons ATGCAGCTGGAGCACTGCCTTTCTCCTTCTATCATGCTCTCCAAGAAATTTCTCAATGTGAGCAGCAGCTACCCACATTCAGGCGGATCTGAGCTCGTCTTGCACGATCATCCCATCTATCTCGACACTGACAACCTGGAGAGAAGTTCACCTTTGAAAA TTACCAGGGGGATGACGAATC TCGATACAGACAATTTTCCTG TCAAGGACTCACAAGGGGACGTCCAGAGAAGTAAACTCTCTC TCTTGGACGGGGTATCTGAGCTTCGTCACAGTTTCGATGGCTCTGCTGCAGATCGCTACCTCCTCTCTCAGTCCAGCCAGCCACAGTCCGCGGCCACTGCTCCCAGTGCCATGTTCCCGTACGCCGGCCAGCACGGACCCGCGCACCCCGCCTTCTCCATCGGCAGCCCCAGCCGCTACCATGGCCCCACCACCCGGTCATCACCAACGGAGGCCTACAACAGCCTCCTGTCCAACTCCTCGCCGCGGGCTACCCCACCGCCGGCTACCCTACCACAGCAGTACGGCCACTCCTACCAAGGAGCCCCGTTCTACCAGTTCTCCTCCACACAGCCCGGGCTGGTGCCCGGCAAA GCCAGGCTGTTCCCTGTGCAAAGGCCCCTTTGGCTGAAATTTCACCGGCACCAAACGGAGATGATCATCACCAAACAGGG TAGGCgcatgtttccttttttaagttttaacatTTCTGGTCTCGATCCCACGGCTCATTACAATATTTTTGTGGATGTGATTTTGGCGGATCCCAATCACTGGAGGTTTCAAGGAGGCAAATGGGTTCCTTGCGGCAAAGCGGACACCAATGTGCAAG GAAATCGGGTCTATATGCATCCGGATTCCCCCAACACGGGGGCTCACTGGATGCGTCAAGAAATctcttttggaaaattaaaacttACAAACAACAAAGGAGCTTCAAACAACAATGGGCAG ATGGTGGTTTTGCAGTCCTTGCACAAGTACCAGCCCCGCCTGCATGTGGTGGAAGTGAACGAGGACGGCACGGAGGACACCAGCCAGCCCGGACGCGTGCAGACATTCACTTTTCCCGAGACTCAGTTCATCGCCGTCACCGCCTACCAGAACACCGAT ATTACACAACTGAAAATAGATCACAACCCCTTTGCAAAAGGATTTCGGGATAATTATGACAC GATCTACACTGGCTGCGACATGGACCGCCTGACCCCCTCGCCCAACGACTCCCCGCGCTCGCAGATCGTGCCCGGGGCCCGCTACGCCATGGCCGGCTCTTTCCTGCAGGACCAGTTCGTGAGCAACTACGCCAAGGCCCGCTTCCAcccgggcgcgggcgcgggcccCGGGCCGGGCACGGACCGCAGCGTGCCGCACACCAACGGGCTGCTGTCGCCGCAGCAGGCCGAGGACCCGGGCGCGCCGTCGCCGCAGCGCTGGTTTGTGACGCCGGCCAACAACCGGCTGGACTTCGCCGCCTCGGCCTACGACACGGCCACGGACTTCGCGGGCAACGCGGCCACGTTGCTCTCGTATGCGGCGGCGGGCGTGAAGGCGCTGCCGCTGCAGGCGGCCGGCTGCACTGGCCGCCCGCTCGGCTACTACGCCGACCCGTCGGGCTGGGGCGCCCGCAGCCCCCCGCAGTACTGCGGCGCCAAGTCGGGCTCGGTGCTGCCCTGCTGGCCCAACAGCGCCGCTGCAGCCGCGCGTATGGCCGGCGCCAACCCCTACCTGGGCGAGGAGGCCGAGGGCTTGGCCGCCGAGCGCTCGCCGCTGCCGCCCGGCGCCGAGGACGCCAAGCCCAAGGACCTGTCCGACTCCAGCTGGATCGAGACGCCCTCCTCCATCAAGTCCATCGACTCGAGCGACTCGGGGATTTACGAGCAGGCCAAACGGAGGCGGATCTCGCCCGCTGACACGCCCGTGTCCGAGAGCTCGTCCCCGCTCAAGAGCGAGGTGCTGGCCCAGCGGGACTGCGAGAAGAACTGCGCCAAGGACATAGGCGGCTACTACGGCTTCTACTCGCACAGCTAG